The Metallosphaera hakonensis JCM 8857 = DSM 7519 genome includes the window GAAGGAGATTGCTCCCCTTTTTACTCTGGGTATCAGCGGTCTGGTTCCTGTTCGACGTGGCCTCTTACGGAATTGGACTGTATTACCCCGCTATCTTCAAGGAGTTCGCCCTCCCCTCAAACTACGAGGTAATATACGCTACCATGGTGATAGCGCTGGGCGCGATAGCCGGTTACATAATAGCTGAGTTCGCTGTGGACTCGCTGGGGAGGAGAGCTGTACTACTCTCCGGTCTGGGGGCAATGAGCCTCCTCCTGGGAATAGGGGGAGTCCTGAAGCTCACCGGGATACTCCTGGTCCCCTACTTCGCGGTCTTCGTTGCCATGGAACAGTGGGCAGGGGCTGTAACCCTCTTCTATCCTACGGAAATATTTCCGACCCCCGTGAGGTCCTCAGCCCAGGGATTCGCCACTGCAGTAAGTAGGATTGGAGCAGTACTTGGAGTAGTTGCTTTCCCAAGTATGGTCAAGGCCCTTGGGTTTTCTCACTCCCTGATCCTGTTCGCTGTGACCTCTGCAATAGCGTTCCTCATGTCCCTCTTCCTAAGGGAGACCAAGAGGAGAGAACTCGAGGAGATCTCGCTTGGCCTGAGGGAGAGGAGCTGATCCTTAGGGTGTCACCATGGAGAAGCAGGAGATAAGGGAGCTGATCTGGAAAAAACTGGAGGATGAGGGAATAGCTTCCTTTCCAAGGCCTGTTCACGGTAGAATTCCCAACTTCAAGGGTTCGGAAAGGGCCGCAGTGGTCCTATCGGGATTGAAGGAATTTAAGGTGGCGAAGCTGATCAAGGTTAACCCTGACGCTCCCCAAAGGAAGGTCAGGGAACTGGCCCTGAGGTCAGGGAAGACGGTGTTAGTTCCTACCCCCAGGTTGAGGGGAGAGTTCTTCCTGCTTGATCCGTCGAGAGTGGATCCTGCCGAGGCCTCCTCGATATCCGGGTTCACAAGGCTAGGGGAGAGGGTGGATATATACAACGTGGAGAGGGTGGACCTGATTGTCGTTGGCTCAGTTGCCGTAACCAGGAGAGGAGAGAGGGTGGGGAAGGGTGAGGGTTACAGCGAACTGGAGTACGCAATGCTTAGGGAACTGGGTAAGATAGATGCCTCGACTCCGGTGATCACCACGGTTCACCCGGTTCAGATCGTGGAAGAAATACCAACCATGCCCTACGACGTTTCCGTTGACGTGATAGTTTCTCCCGAGGAAGTGATCAGGACCGGAGGGGGACATAAGCCCGAGGGACTCCTTCTGGAGTTCTTGACTCGGGAGAAGATTGAAGAAACCCCTTTCCTGAAGGAGTTTCTAATAAGGTTTCACCGGAAACAACAGTGATGAGAGATTTTTAGGCAGAGATATATGATCCCTTCACTTTTCTTTAGTTACCCTGGATGAATTTCATATCTGAGGGAATGTCTCTACACCCTTCGGTGTAAGTGGAGTGAGAGTTACCCTAGTGTTTCTGATAAGTTCTTAGCTAATGACCAGAGGTGCTTATGGTAAATATTTGTTGGAAATACTACCTTAGGAGGCGGGGAAGCTCATCCTGACTCCTCAGGAAAGTCTAAGCCATTTGACTACAGTCATGAACCGCGAGGGCTCTAGTGGGACTTCCCCCTAAACTTAATATGGGATTTTTTACTTTTTCTATGGATTACGATGGATTTGATATTGGCCCTGATCGTCATCGGGATCGCAGTGGGTGCACTCACAGGAATTACGGGTTCCAGCGGTGTCCTGATCGTCGTTCCTGCCCTCTCTTACTTGGGGCTCAGCTTCGTGGATTCGGTGGGCACTAGTTTGTGGGTGGACATAATTACAACCATCTCCGTTATCCTGGTCTACTTCAGACACGGGAACGTAGACCTCAAGGTCTCACTGATACTTGGTGTTGGGGCTATACTGGGTGCGCAAATAGGGTCAAGGATAGCCTTCGTAACTCCTGATAGGGTCCTGGAGGTCATCTTCACTCTATTCACAACATATATGGCCTACGTCTCCTTCAGAAGGTCAAGGAATCCCAAACTCAACATCCGAAAAGTCAATATTGGAACGTTAAGTTACGCCTTTGCCCCACTCCTCAGTATATTGATAGGGGTGGTTACGGGTACCCTGGGAGCCAGCGGTGGGATAATGTTCATCGCCGTTATGATGCTACTGTTCTCCATGGACGTTAAGAGGATGATAGGGACGGCAACTCTTGCCATGTTGCTCTCAGCCTTGAGCGGTGGGGTAGCCTACTCCATGGCGGGGAGGGTGGATGTTTTAGGTTCGGTTGTGATCGGGGTATCGGCCCTTATCTCTGGATTCTTCTTCGCGAGGTTAGCCAACACCATGAGGCCTTCCATCATATATGCGTTCTTGGGGAGCGTTTTCGTAATTACCTCGCTAAGTGAGGCAATTAAAGTGATCTAGGCCTTAAGAGGATTATTCAGAGGAACGGAGAGATCTTAATTCATAACCAGGTTCCACATCGTAGAGTTCATACAAAGGTCTCTTCTTTAGTTACGGATCAAAGGCGAGTTATTATTACGCTTATCCCATTTGTATCGGATATTCCCCGATTTTGTAATGTAATTCACGAGAGAGTAATAGTAGTTTCATTGGATATTTACCCTAAACTCTCCAGCCCATAAGTCAAGATCCTACCAGAAATATGGACATAATAGCGACTGTGGGGTCCAATCTGCATGGCATGAACACAATTACATCACATCCGAAACTCTTTAGTCTATATATATCTCTATATCTATTCATAGTTATTTAATTCTATAAAGATCATCCTTTTTTATTTCAAAAAGGACGGCTTCACGATTAATATGGGTTTTAATGGAATTGAAGGTGCAATAAACGAACCGGGGCAGATACCCTGGGAGATAGTTGTTTCTTACTTTGTGATAGCTCTATTTTTAGCCTTTTATTTGGGAAAGAGAATGGGCGGTCTTAAGAAGTTCACTACAGTGGACCTAATCTACATTGGTATTGGAGGAGCTTTCTCAGTGGTCTGGGAGTTCTATGTTGGAAGTTTCCTGGGGAGATTCCTCCCAAGTACCTCGTTCGTGGACATTGGGTTCTGGGGAAGGTTAGTCATAATTTTCATCATAGCAGCTCTAGTCAGAAAAGTTGGAGTGGGGATGTCAACTCTATTCGTGTTTAACCTCTTGTCGGATATGTTTCACTACGGTTTCGGTGGTGAGCCCATGTATTTCATATATGAGAGTCTTACCTACGGCCTCTTCGTGGACCTCATGATAGCAGTGACTGGAGGACATCTCTTTGGTATAGGGAGGGAGACCGCATCAGGTGGAGCCTCAACAATACGGAACGTAGCCATTTTGGCAGGAATTCAAGGAGGACTCCTTGGCTTCCTATGGGCTATCCCAGATCCCATCTTTTATAGTGCATTCATATCTCCGTTCCTTTACGGAGGTTACGTTAACTGGGCCCACGTTATGTTTCACCTGGTCGCCTTTATTCCAGGTGACGTGATCGTAGGAATCCTAGGTGCGATCTTAGCCTTGAGAGTAGTGAAGGCAGTGGGACAATGAGTTTCGTGGACGTGAAGAACCTAACTGTGACCTACCTAGGGAGAGCTACTCCGTTCTTAACCATTGATAGGCTCCAACTGAGAAGAGGCGAGTCCGTTCTCGTTGTAGGTAAATCGGGTTCGGGAAAGTCCACCCTAGTCAACGTTATCAACGGCGTCATACCCCACATGATCTCAGCCAAAGTTGAAGGGGACATATCTGTGATGGGATTCGATCCTAGAGTGACACCAATTTACGAGATGTCCAAGAGGGTGGGAACTCTACTTCAAGACCCGGAATCCCAGGTCTTCCATCACCTAGTGAAGGACGAAGTGGCCTTTGGTCCAGAGAACTATGCCCTTCCCAGGACAGAGATCCTGGAGAGGATTGAAGAGGCCTCAAGGGTAACAGGGATTTATGACCTCCTAGAGAGGGAGACTTCGACTCTCTCGGGAGGTGAACTCCAGCGAACGGTCCTAGCTTCAGTCCTTGCCCTTAGGCCGGAGGCGCTGATAATGGATGAGCCCACGTCAAGTATTGACCCTCAGGGTACGGCGGAGATCTTGGGTTTAATCAGGAGTCTCAGGGAGAAGGGGACCAGCATGATCATTGTGGAGCACAAGGTAGAGATGATACTTCAATTCGTGGATAGAATAATCCTCGTGGATCATGGGAGAATAGCCCTCGATCTACCCAAGGAGGAAATTAGGCATCATGCCCACACCTTGCTCAAGGCTGGAGTGGAGGTTCCCTATGATCTAGTGGGTAGACCCAGCCCAATACCCAGGAAGACTGTAGGTGAGACCCTGTTGAGAGCCAAGGTTAACGTAAGAACTAAGGAGGGGAGAACCATAGTGAACACTGAGATAGACCTGAGGAAGGGAGAAGTGGTTGCGCTCATGGGTAGGAACGGTTCAGGAAAGACAACGTTGTTGAAGGCCATCATGGGACTCCTGGATAGACTGGAGAGTAGGACTGAGGTCTTCGTAGACGGAGTCGATCTGTCCAAAAAACCCTACTGGATCAGGGGTAAGTACATTGCCTATCTCCCTCAAAACTTTGACGTTATGTTCGTTAAGAGAACGGTTGAGGACGAAGTTAAGTTCTCCTCCAAAGATCCTGACTATTACCTGAAGGCGTTCTCCCTAGCACACTTGAGGAAGGAGGATCCCCTAACCTTATCCTTCGGACAGAGGAGGAGGGTGGCCATGGCCTCTCTTCTAGGCAAGGGTCAAAGGATCGCCATGTTGGACGAACCCACGAGTGGTCAGGATTGGTATCACAGAGAAGTGTTGGGGAGGGAGATAAACGATCTTAAGGAGAGAGGGATCTCGTTTCTGGTTGTAACCCACGATTCGAGGTTCGTGGAGATGTTCTGCGATAGGGTAATACTAATGGATCAAGGTAAGATCACGGCCCGCGGAACTCCAGAGCAGGTCCTCCACTTGACTAGGTGATCCCATGAACACCGTTATAGTTAACCTGATAAGTTGGTTCATAGTTTTCTATGGAGTTGCCCTTCCCGTCATGATAATCTTCGGGGTTATAAGGATAGCCGGGTTCAAGGAGATAACTAGGTTCGAAAAAGGTGAGGGTCTACTCTACAGACTTAATCCCCTCACCAAGGTTGCCCTTGGAGTAGGGGTCATGGTCGTTGCCTCCGTTACCATCTGGTGGATAGGAGCGCTCTTGACTCTGGGGATTTCCCTACTCTACTTGACCCTGAGAGATGGACTAAGGAAGTTCGTCTACTTGATGGCCCTAGTCTTCAGTAGCTTAATCATATCCACGTGGAGCGTTGCCCCCTACGTGCCGACGTCCATTCTCTCCTTGGTTTTCCCTAACCCCTCCAGTTACCACGTAATTTGGACCTGGCCCTCCTACTTCTCAGTGATGGGCTATCAAAGTAACCTGACCGAGGAGGCCCTGATTTACGGGATTCAGATAGGCTTCAGGGTCACCGCAGTCTTAGCTTCGAGCCTTCTCCTTGCGCTGACCACAACCACATCGGACATCTTCAGGATGTTCACCAAGCTCAAGGTACCCTTGTCCCTAACGTTCACTCTCCTGGTAGGGGTAAAGACTGTGCCAAGAATATTTGAGCTCTTGGACTCGTCGGTTAAGATGCAGTTCATTCGACGCTTCGGCGAGAAACCTGCGCCACTTAGACCCATATTCTTTATCTACGGGGGAATTCTAGGCATTGTACCCACCATGATTTACCTCTTGAGAGGTGCTAAAACCATGGCCATCTCAGCTGACACCAGGGGGTTCAGGGCTAGTCCCAAGAGAACGGAGATCAGGGAGTTGAGCTTCGGGAGAGAGGACTACGTGATTCTCCTCGTTGTGGTGGGGTTGTTGATCTTGGGAGTTCTAGCAAACCTTTTGGGCTTCGGGAGGTTCATCCCCTATGTCGGTTCGTAGCTTGGTGTTCCTTCTCCTCTTGGCTATTCTCCCCCACTTGACCAACTCAGGAACCGTGACCCCAATTCAACACGTCATAATAGTAGTGGACGAGAACCACTCTTTCGACAACATCTTCGGGATATACCCATTTGGTTACCCACCCGTGAGAGACAACGTCACCTTGAGCGTAATGAGACCAGAAAATTACCTCAGTCAGGGCTTCCCTTCAATCCCTTGGATACCAGGAGTGCCTATCTACACCGGTCCCTATCTCCTGAACTCCAGTACTCCCCCAGACCCACAGGAGGGATACACCGCGTATCACCTGGATTACTGGTACGGAACTACCCAAGGTTTCCCTCTCTTCTCGGGGAGTCAATCCCTGGGTTACTTCTCCTATGAACAAGTGGGAGTTCTATGGGACTACGCTGAGGAGTACGTCCTCTTTGACAACTTTTACTCTCCAGTTCTAGACGTGACTGAACCCAACAGGATAGCTGATCTGGTGGGTTTACCTCCAACTTTTCATAACGACGAGGCGTCTGGGATCTATGCGTTTAACCAAACCATTATGTATCAGCTCTCTTTGCATAACGTCTCCTGGGATTACTTCGTCTATGATCTTGAGGGAACTCCATGGCCCATCTCAACGTTGAGGGGAGTCTCGGGATTTGAGAACCATTTCCAAAACCTTAGTAACTTCTTCATGGACTTGAGAAACGGGTCACTTCCCAGCGTTAGCTGGGTTATGTTCCTGGGAGGTGGAAGCGACAAGTACGATATGCATCCTCCCAATAACGTAACGTTGGGGGCAGAGGAGTTCGCTAACGTGGTCAACGCGGTGATGGAGAGCAGTGTCTGGAACAGCACCGTAATCTTCTTCACATTTGACGAGGGTGGAGGTTATTATGATCAGATTGTCCCGCCTGCGATCAATGGAACAAGTTTCGGTCAGAGGATTCCCCTCCTCCTCATTTCCCCTTACGCTAAGGAAGGCTTCGTGGACAACTACACCACTTCAGGATACACTTTGCTAGGATTCGTGGACTATAACTGGAGATTACCCTGGCTCACCCAGTGGGTAGAGCAGAGTGACGTAAACGGTCTCCTGATGGGTTTCAACTTCTCCCACCCCAGGCCTCCCCTTGTACTTACCGCCAAGAACTGGAGCTGTCCCGTTCCTCTTCAATACTCCATACATTACGGATACGTGGCGATTATTAGTCATCCCATAGATCCAGGGCTGTACTCACTCCAACTGAACGACGTCAGACTCATGATTCTTTCTTTGATCATGATTCTAGCCCTACTTCTCTTGAGAAGGCGTAAGGGGTTTCGCCGAAGATAGAACCTCCCACAGATTGAAGGAGAGGAGACTTTCAAATGACAGTTTAATATGACTTCAAGATTCTTTTATAACTAATTGATCGACCACCTATTACGAAAGAGAATTAGAAACTCAGTTAAGCATATGATGGGTATTGATATTACACGGCATGAGACAAGTCCGATGAATTAGATGAACGTCCATTAATTACCTCATATATCGTAAGCATTGATTTAGATTCTCCATAACGAGTCACAGTTGAATATTCAGAACACACATTTTTAGTTATTAATAATGTTTCAAGTAGATTAAAAACAGAAAAATACGAACGTAAATCTCTAGAAAAGTACAAAAGGATCTCGATGCACAACTTTCTCCACAATCCTGATTTTACCAACTCAATAATGAAAATTCGTAACACAAGTTACTTTAGACATATATGGCGATCAATCCACTGACCACGCCAGTCAGGCTCCAATGACCTCCACTGGGAGTGGATAGAAAAGAACAGGATTTTAATCCACGGAGACACCTGAACTCCATGAACGGTTCAAGTCTCCTCGTGGAGTTACTCAGGGACTATCAAGTGAACCATGTTTTTGGTTTACCGGGGGAAACGTCAATACCACTCTATTCGGAGTTATCCCAGGTAAATCACGTTATAACTAGAGACGAGAGAAACGCGGTTTACATGGCTGATGCCTACGCCAAGGTGTCCTTTAAGCCCGGGATAGTTGAGGGTCCCAGCGTTGGATCTCCCTTCATGATCCCTGGAGTGATTGAGGCCTTAAAGTCATCCACTCCTCTGATTATCATCACCACTGACACCGATCTATACGGTGAAAAGCGAAATTTTTTGACCTCTTTTGATCAGACTGCCCTATTTAGGTCAGTAACAAAGGAATCTATCACCGTGACCAGCGTCAGTGATTTGCCCCACGCCATTAGGAGAGCTTTCAGACTGTCCACAGGAGGAAAACCGGGACCAGTACATGTTAGGATACCCTCAACTGTCCTAGAGATGGAGGCAAATGAGCCGGAACTGGAACCCCAAATTGAGTTCTCCGGGTTCCCAGCACAGAGGCCCATAGCGGACAAGGAGGCCATAAGACTTGCGGTGTCAGCCCTCCAAGAGAGCTCCAGGTCCTTAATAATATGCGGTCAGGGAGCTCTGTATTCACGAGCGTGGGACGAAGTCAGGGAGCTTGCGGAAATGTTGGGAGCCCCAGTCGGGACTACCATAACCGGAAAGGGTTGCATCTCTGAGACCCATCCCCTTTCGATAGGTGTAGTGGGCGGGAGAGGGTGAACTAGCTTCACAAACGGGATAGTGGAAACCTCTGATCTGATATTCTTTATAGGAAGTAACACCGACTCGGCAAACACCGACAGATGGAGGATCCCCTCAAGGAATAAGACCCTGATCCATCTGGATATCAGTGAGGCCGAGGTAGGTAACAACTACAATAGCGTAAACCTAATAGGAGACGCCAAAGCTACCTTGAGGGTAATAATTGACGAATTAAGGGGAAAGATAGTTACGAAAAAGGTTAGCGTTTCGAGGGAGGAGTTTGAGGCAAAGATTAGCGAATTGGAGAGGATCGGCGGGAGAGCGGTGAACCCATTGAAGTTCATCAGGGAACTCTGGAGGGCTTCCCCTGAGGACGCGATCGTAGTTGCAGACCCCGGAACCGGGGCGATCTACGCATCCTCTTTCTTTAAGGCAAAAGTTCCAGGAAGACACTTCATCTTCAACTACGGCTTGGGAGGGCTAGGATACGCAATTCCCGCATCGGTGGGAGCTTACTTGGCCAGTAATAGTCTGATCCTTACGTTAACCGGAGATGGGAGCTTTGGCTTCTCAGTTGGTGAGCTGGAGACGGTTAAAAGAATGAAGACCAACTCGGTCATCTTCGTCTTCAACAACTCGAGTTATGGATGGATAAGGGCGGAGATGAAGGTCTCAGGCAAAGAGATAAGAGGGACTGACTTCTCATCCGTCGATTACGTTAAGATTGCTGAGGGTTTTGGGCTAAAGGGGTACAGAATCGAAAGAGATGAGGAGATAGGGGCAGTAATAAGAGAGGTCATGAAGAATACCCCCAGTCTAGTTGAAGTGGTCGTTGAAGCTGAGGACAGGCTCTATCCCCCTGTGGCTCACTGGGCTAGGAGCCTCAAGGGAGACGTACCTCAAATCTATTAGGGACATGATACCTGTTAACAGGAGTAGCGGGATGGTGGACTAAGGCACGGCCCCGTTGAACGTCAAGTATCAGAATGCCTTCTCGTGTGAAGAAACTCCATTGAACCTAGCCTATTTGAGCTGAGTATGATATATTAGAGATCATCTAAATATAATTTTACAAGTACTTATCGAATAAGATAACTGGATTGGAACGCCCCATTAAGTAATATAATTACTTCACCGTTAATTCTCTCATGAACGTGAAGGTAGGTGAAAACCAGTTTCGGCTCATTGAAGCCAATGAACGAGACGTTAACGATTACTTGGACTTCATGGGTATCCTCTCCACTGACCCTGAAAACTACACCCTAACCAGGTATAGTAAACTGGATAGACGAAGGATAGAGGAGTGGTCAAGAAACTGGGGAAAAGCAACTACCTTGATCTTGGCCTATCACGGAATGAGGGTGGCAGGTATGATTCAATCAAGTAAGGGTAGATATTTTGGTCTCGAGAGGCAAGCCCACGTGGCAGAGGTAGCATATGCGGTGGGGAAGGATTTCAGAGGGAGCGGGCTAATCTATGCTCTCTTCAATTACCTACTGGAGAGAGTTGACGTAAAGATATTTACCGCTTGGGTAGATGATAGGAACGCTAAGTCTCAAAGAGTATTGGAAAACTTGGGGTTCACCAGATGTTGTAAGATAGATGAATTCATGTACTCAGAGAACGAGAAGGAGTTCGTGAATTTGTGGTTCTATAAATCAAGAATAGACACAGTGAGAGAGAAAATGAGGAAGTACATTGAGAGATTCAAGATAGAGATGATATCGTGATTGTATTGCGGGTTTTGAGATTCAATTAATTTTGGCAACATGTTAAATACTTTTCCGTAAACTCGTGACGATGTCCGGAATGCAAATATTTCGACGAAAATATTGATATAGAAACAAGAATTTTTCTAGGTATAAGGTTATATCTGGATAACCTGTAAACCGTCTATCGTGAGACCCCATTCCCCGAGATAGATGATCCGAATTACCGGTAGAAAAATGATAAAAACATAAATATTTTCTACAATATAAATTGAATTTTTTACATTCCGGACATTCTCTCGTAGTCATCGCTATCTCCATCGATATCCAGTTTTACAGGTTGGATTCGTGATGCCCTTTAGTGTCAACCCTAGATGTCTGTCCGGTTATTTTCACTTTAGTCAGTTTTAATGAGCTTTTTCACAAGTTCGTAAACAATGTTGCACATTTTGGAAGCATTTTCAGCGTCAAACTTTGAATATAGTTCTTCAGGTGTGGCTCCAGTCCCCTCTCCATACATTGCTGGTTCTCTTTCACTTCTTAAGACTTTAGAATAGTACGCCAACTCATCTATTCTCTTGAAACCATTGCGGAAATCTGTCTTTCTCCTTCCTAGGAGATATCCGACGTCGTGAAATTTAGGTGATTCTATGCCCACATATCTCAAGGAAGCTATAAGGAGTAGTTCCACGGCCTCTAGGCATTGTCTAACCACATAGGGATAACTACCTTCATTTAACGCTTCTTTAGAATGTTTGATCCTCTCTTCGGCTTGTCTAACGTAAGATTTCGCGAGATCATTGTTATTCGTATTCTTCACCCGAAGTCTATCACTTCTCCGAATTTGTAGTCCTTCTTCCTCCAATACCACGCTTTTTCAGACAACCAGACTCTCTCGAAACCCAATCTCTGCAACTTTTCCCTAGTCTCGTTTAGTACTTTTTTAAAGAAGCTATCCCTGTCATATAGGATTACGGCATCTTCCGTCATGTCCATGTATAGAGGGGAAAACCTTACTGCCTCCTCCGGCGTTTTCATCACGGGAGAAAAGGTTACGTAATACCCTTGATTCATGAGCTTTTCCATATCGTCTCGAATCTCCCTTTCAGCTTTCTCGAAAAGAACTATCCTCTCGGTCATCGTCTTAGGTAAATCCCTTATGACCAGTAACAAATCTACGTCACTGTCCTTCCTGTTGTCTCCCCTTGCTACGCTTCCGTAAACTACCACAGAGATTAACCTATCACCGAAAGCATTCAACAAGGTTTTAACCAGTTTCTCTAGGAGGCTCTTGTAAGGATCTATCACAGAGAAATTAAGGTTAGTGAGAATAAAAACTTCTCCATGATACGTGCTCTGTGGATCGATTCGACTCTTCTGGGTGTTAGGTATATGACGCCCTTCCAAACTCAAGATCAAAAGTTAATTTAAAAGTAAGTTCAGAGTTGGCCATTTAAAAGATGAATCGCTCCACAGAGCACAAGGTATTTGTTCTCATGCAATTATCATATCATAGACCCACTCATATCATGACGAATCAGGACAGATTCGGGACTCTTTCTCAATTACTCCCTCATCTAGTAAAGTTAGTCAACCTCACTCCCCACCAAGAAAGCGTTTATTTGACTATCATCCTATATTCTACTATGACGGAATCGATTACTAAACCTTGGACTGACACCAAAAGGTATCAGATGGATAGATTCAAGGAGGCTTTATATGAGGCGGACTTGGCTGAGAGGTTTCTAAACGATGGTCTCATCAGGAATTCGGCAGGTAAGGCCTATCAGGCAGTAAAAGCTTACGTAGCAGGAATTTCCGTAAATCATAGAGATTCACTTTCAAAATATTACCCCGGAAAAAGAAGAATTTCTCCTACGAAGGTCGTAGACAGAGTGGACTGGATAATTGCAATAATGCCGAGCAGTAGGTTGAGGGAGATAGTATCAATTGTGGGTGATGAGAAACTTAGGTTGGTCACCGAGATAGCGTTAGATCTTCACGACTTTCAATATAACGGATTTGATAGGGATGTAGAGATCTCTAGATATACTGGGGAAGAGCTAGTTAAGAAGGATATACTCCTTACTGTGGAGTTCATAAAGAGTAGACTCTCAACTTTAGAGTACTAGGGATTTTAGCTAATTCCAATTCGTGAATAAAATGATAGAGTAAGTTTACGAACTCGGGTGCTTTGTGGATATCTTCAATTTTCTTAGGTATTAAGCTCATAGATCACTCTTAAATTCGAAATCATATGTAGATTTAAAAGAGAATCTACCGTTGATTTTGATAAAAAAGTAATCCACAAAACAAAGCTCGGGTAATTTCCGTGGTAATTACGGTTTAATTATGACTAAGACAGATCAAGTCAAGAAACCGAAAGTGTGAATTCTTAGTTAGAAATGACCGTGTTCAAAAATCTCATGTCTCCAGTTAAGCTGGATCCTCCACCGATATATGAAAGTTTCACCTATTCATCATGTAGGCCCAC containing:
- a CDS encoding HEPN domain-containing protein, with translation MKNTNNNDLAKSYVRQAEERIKHSKEALNEGSYPYVVRQCLEAVELLLIASLRYVGIESPKFHDVGYLLGRRKTDFRNGFKRIDELAYYSKVLRSEREPAMYGEGTGATPEELYSKFDAENASKMCNIVYELVKKLIKTD
- a CDS encoding alkaline phosphatase family protein: MSVRSLVFLLLLAILPHLTNSGTVTPIQHVIIVVDENHSFDNIFGIYPFGYPPVRDNVTLSVMRPENYLSQGFPSIPWIPGVPIYTGPYLLNSSTPPDPQEGYTAYHLDYWYGTTQGFPLFSGSQSLGYFSYEQVGVLWDYAEEYVLFDNFYSPVLDVTEPNRIADLVGLPPTFHNDEASGIYAFNQTIMYQLSLHNVSWDYFVYDLEGTPWPISTLRGVSGFENHFQNLSNFFMDLRNGSLPSVSWVMFLGGGSDKYDMHPPNNVTLGAEEFANVVNAVMESSVWNSTVIFFTFDEGGGYYDQIVPPAINGTSFGQRIPLLLISPYAKEGFVDNYTTSGYTLLGFVDYNWRLPWLTQWVEQSDVNGLLMGFNFSHPRPPLVLTAKNWSCPVPLQYSIHYGYVAIISHPIDPGLYSLQLNDVRLMILSLIMILALLLLRRRKGFRRR
- a CDS encoding sulfite exporter TauE/SafE family protein, whose amino-acid sequence is MDLILALIVIGIAVGALTGITGSSGVLIVVPALSYLGLSFVDSVGTSLWVDIITTISVILVYFRHGNVDLKVSLILGVGAILGAQIGSRIAFVTPDRVLEVIFTLFTTYMAYVSFRRSRNPKLNIRKVNIGTLSYAFAPLLSILIGVVTGTLGASGGIMFIAVMMLLFSMDVKRMIGTATLAMLLSALSGGVAYSMAGRVDVLGSVVIGVSALISGFFFARLANTMRPSIIYAFLGSVFVITSLSEAIKVI
- a CDS encoding GNAT family N-acetyltransferase; the encoded protein is MNVKVGENQFRLIEANERDVNDYLDFMGILSTDPENYTLTRYSKLDRRRIEEWSRNWGKATTLILAYHGMRVAGMIQSSKGRYFGLERQAHVAEVAYAVGKDFRGSGLIYALFNYLLERVDVKIFTAWVDDRNAKSQRVLENLGFTRCCKIDEFMYSENEKEFVNLWFYKSRIDTVREKMRKYIERFKIEMIS
- a CDS encoding nucleotidyltransferase domain-containing protein; its protein translation is MIDPYKSLLEKLVKTLLNAFGDRLISVVVYGSVARGDNRKDSDVDLLLVIRDLPKTMTERIVLFEKAEREIRDDMEKLMNQGYYVTFSPVMKTPEEAVRFSPLYMDMTEDAVILYDRDSFFKKVLNETREKLQRLGFERVWLSEKAWYWRKKDYKFGEVIDFG
- a CDS encoding PaREP1 family protein, with translation MTESITKPWTDTKRYQMDRFKEALYEADLAERFLNDGLIRNSAGKAYQAVKAYVAGISVNHRDSLSKYYPGKRRISPTKVVDRVDWIIAIMPSSRLREIVSIVGDEKLRLVTEIALDLHDFQYNGFDRDVEISRYTGEELVKKDILLTVEFIKSRLSTLEY
- a CDS encoding ABC transporter ATP-binding protein, with amino-acid sequence MSFVDVKNLTVTYLGRATPFLTIDRLQLRRGESVLVVGKSGSGKSTLVNVINGVIPHMISAKVEGDISVMGFDPRVTPIYEMSKRVGTLLQDPESQVFHHLVKDEVAFGPENYALPRTEILERIEEASRVTGIYDLLERETSTLSGGELQRTVLASVLALRPEALIMDEPTSSIDPQGTAEILGLIRSLREKGTSMIIVEHKVEMILQFVDRIILVDHGRIALDLPKEEIRHHAHTLLKAGVEVPYDLVGRPSPIPRKTVGETLLRAKVNVRTKEGRTIVNTEIDLRKGEVVALMGRNGSGKTTLLKAIMGLLDRLESRTEVFVDGVDLSKKPYWIRGKYIAYLPQNFDVMFVKRTVEDEVKFSSKDPDYYLKAFSLAHLRKEDPLTLSFGQRRRVAMASLLGKGQRIAMLDEPTSGQDWYHREVLGREINDLKERGISFLVVTHDSRFVEMFCDRVILMDQGKITARGTPEQVLHLTR
- a CDS encoding 5-formyltetrahydrofolate cyclo-ligase; the protein is MEKQEIRELIWKKLEDEGIASFPRPVHGRIPNFKGSERAAVVLSGLKEFKVAKLIKVNPDAPQRKVRELALRSGKTVLVPTPRLRGEFFLLDPSRVDPAEASSISGFTRLGERVDIYNVERVDLIVVGSVAVTRRGERVGKGEGYSELEYAMLRELGKIDASTPVITTVHPVQIVEEIPTMPYDVSVDVIVSPEEVIRTGGGHKPEGLLLEFLTREKIEETPFLKEFLIRFHRKQQ
- a CDS encoding energy-coupling factor transporter transmembrane component T family protein, whose translation is MNTVIVNLISWFIVFYGVALPVMIIFGVIRIAGFKEITRFEKGEGLLYRLNPLTKVALGVGVMVVASVTIWWIGALLTLGISLLYLTLRDGLRKFVYLMALVFSSLIISTWSVAPYVPTSILSLVFPNPSSYHVIWTWPSYFSVMGYQSNLTEEALIYGIQIGFRVTAVLASSLLLALTTTTSDIFRMFTKLKVPLSLTFTLLVGVKTVPRIFELLDSSVKMQFIRRFGEKPAPLRPIFFIYGGILGIVPTMIYLLRGAKTMAISADTRGFRASPKRTEIRELSFGREDYVILLVVVGLLILGVLANLLGFGRFIPYVGS